One segment of Erigeron canadensis isolate Cc75 chromosome 2, C_canadensis_v1, whole genome shotgun sequence DNA contains the following:
- the LOC122587048 gene encoding BTB/POZ domain and ankyrin repeat-containing protein NPR1-like: MANSSEPSSSLSFTSSSHISNGSTGQAVPSSSTPEPRSNLEIISLNRLSANLEKLLTDCGSDSDYNYSDAEVVVEGISVGIHRCILASRSKFFSDLFRDSKGCVDKDGRPKYIMSEMLPYGNVGYDAFLVFLSYVYTGKVKSSPPEVSTCVDGSCPHDACRPAINFAVELTYASSIFQVPELVSLFQRRLFNFVDKALAEDVIPILTVAFHCQLKHVLSRCIDRVARSNLDSISLEKELPFEVAQNVKSVRTNSQEDDEHTVESEISLRERRIKSIHKALDCDDVELVKMILDESNITLDEACALHYVVLYCDQKVAKEVLDLNQADVNLRNSQGYTVLHVAAMRKEPSIIVSLLSKGACALDITVDGQTAVSICRRLTRPKDYNLKVQQGKETNKDRMCIDVLEREIKRNPMIGNISVYSSVMADDLHMKLLYLENRVALARLLFPSEAKLAMEIAQAETTSQYPGLLASKGSNGNLREMDLNETPLVQKKRMLSRMEALTKTVDTGRRYFPHCSEVLDKFMEDDLEDLFDLETGTSEEQEIKKTRFVELKEDVQRAFNKDKAELHGSLSSSMHSPTITHRAKNKSRKYS, from the exons ATGGCAAATTCTTCTGAACCATCATCATCCTTAAGCTTTACTTCATCATCTCACATATCTAATGGTTCGACCGGCCAGGCCGTACCTTCATCTTCGACCCCTGAGCCACGGTCGAATCTTGAAATCATTAGCTTAAATAGATTAAGTGCAAACTTAGAGAAACTATTGACTGACTGTGGTTCTGATTCCGATTACAATTATAGCGATGCTGAAGTTGTAGTTGAGGGCATTTCTGTGGGCATCCATAGGTGTATATTGGCTAGTAGAAGTAAGTTTTTTAGTGATTTATTTAGAGATAGTAAAGGTTGTGTTGACAAGGATGGTAGGCCTAAATATATAATGAGTGAAATGTTGCCATATGGAAATGTTGGATATGATGcttttcttgtatttttaagCTATGTTTATACGGGCAAAGTGAAATCGTCTCCACCTGAGGTTTCAACTTGTGTTGATGGTAGTTGCCCCCATGATGCTTGTCGCCCGGCTATTAACTTTGCTGTTGAATTGACGTATGCGTCTTCGATTTTTCAAGTTCCCGAGTTGGTTTCACTTTTTCAG CGTCGTCTTTTTAACTTTGTTGACAAGGCTCTTGCGGAAGACGTGATCCCGATCCTTACAGTCGCCTTCCATTGTCAACTCAAACATGTTTTATCTCGGTGCATAGATCGAGTAGCGCGGTCAAACCTTGATTCCATTTCACTTGAGAAAGAACTCCCATTTGAAGTTGCCCAAAATGTCAAATCTGTTCGCACCAACTCCCAAGAAGATGATGAGCACACTGTTGAATCGGAAATCTCGTTACGTGAAAGAAGAATTAAAAGCATTCATAAAGCATTAGACTGTGACGATGTTGAACTCGTGAAAATGATTTTAGATGAATCTAATATCACATTGGATGAAGCTTGTGCTCTTCATTATGTGGTTTTGTATTGTGATCAAAAAGTTGCTAAGGAAGTTCTTGATCTGAATCAAGCAGATGTTAATCTTAGAAACTCCCAGGGGTACACGGTGCTTCATGTTGCTGCAATGCGTAAAGAACCATCAATTATTGTTTCTCTTTTAAGCAAAGGGGCCTGTGCATTGGATATTACTGTTGATGGGCAAACTGCAGTTAGCATATGCAGGAGATTGACTAGGCCAAAGGATTATAATCTAAAAGTTCAGCAAGGGAAAGAAACAAATAAAGATCGTATGTGTATCGATGTTTTGGAGCGAGAAATTAAGAGGAATCCAATGATAGGAAATATTTCTGTTTACTCTTCGGTCATGGCTGATGATTTGCACATGAAGTTACTCTACTTAGAAAACCGAG TGGCACTTGCGCGACTATTATTCCCTTCAGAAGCAAAACTAGCCATGGAAATTGCGCAGGCTGAAACAACCTCACAGTATCCTGGTTTATTGGCATCAAAAGGATCAAATGGTAATCTGAGGGAAATGGATTTGAACGAGACACCGTTGGTACAGAAGAAGAGAATGCTTTCAAGAATGGAAGCCCTTACAAAGACAG TGGACACAGGTAGGCGTTATTTTCCTCATTGTTCTGAAGTTCTCGATAAGTTTATGGAAGATGATCTAGAAGATCTGTTTGACCTCGAGACTGGCACCTCAGAAGaacaagaaatcaaaaagaCTAGATTTGTTGAGCTTAAAGAAGATGTCCAAAGAGCCTTTAACAAGGATAAAGCCGAACTTCATGGTAGTTTGTCTTCGTCAATGCATTCCCCAACGATCACGCACAGGGCAAAGAATAAATCACGGAAATACTCGTAA